The sequence ATGTGCCCTTCGGACCATCGATTACTTATTGGGGAGATCTAAATGGTCATATAGGAACGAATGTCGAGGGTTACCCGGGTGCCCATGGGGGCTTTGGGTACGGTGTAAGAAATGAGGAAGGGCTCTCTATTCTTGATTTTGCTGTGGCTCACGATTTGGTTGTTGCGAATTTGTTCTTCAAGAAGATGAATGCTCAGCTAGCAACTTTTCATAGCGGAGGTAATAGTACCCAGATTGACTATTTGTTGCTTCGCAAAGGGGATCTTAGGACATGTGGGGACTGTAAGGCCCTGACGGACTTGACGTGCTCCTCCCAGCACAGATTGTTGGTCATGGATTTGGTTCTCTAGAGACGGGTCACCAAGAGCGTAAGGCCCATCCAACCTAAAATCCTATGGAAGAAGTTGAACGGAGAGAAGGCAGAGACCTTTAAAACTTTGGTTGTTGAAAGACTTGAGGCAGAAGTGGAAATGGTATCTCAAGACGAGGCGGATCAGATGTGGACTTTTCTGGCGTCCACCATTAGAGAGGCAGCCAAGGAAGCCTTAGGTGTGGCAGTAGGAACATCGAGAGGACATAGGTCGGATAGAGAATCATGGTGGCTTAGCGACGAGGTTCAAAGCAAAGTCGCGCTTAAGCAACTAAGGTTTAGGGATCTCATCACTTGTCGGGATGAGACTACGGCAGGTAGAACTAGGGTTGAAGAGAGATATAAATAAGccaaaagagaagctaagaaggctgtAGCCCGTGTAAAAGAAAAGGAATATGAAGATTTATATAGGAAATTAGACTCCAAAGAAGGAGCAAATGATATCTAcaggatagccaaagctagggagcgaaggCGCAGGGACCtagataacatcaagtttatcaaaaATGAAGCTGGTCAAACCCTAGTTAAGGAAGATGAAATTCAAAAAATATGGGAAGGGTATTTCTCATCCCTTTTCGCTGGAGGAAGACCCGAAAGTCATGAAGATCAGCAAGCTTCTGATATAGAACAATCACGGAACAACTTAGATTGTGGGATGATCAACCAAGAGGAAGTAAGATCGGCACTAAGAAAGATGGGGAGAAATAAAGCCGCGGGACCGGACCAGATCCCCGTTGAGGCGTGGCGGTGCCTCGGCGATGATGGTGTTAGGTGGTAGACTTGCCTCTTCAACAAGACGTATCGAAGCTCTaaaatgcctatggaatggagagtGAGCGAGATTATTCCCATCTATAAGAACAAAGGGGATGCTCAAACTTGCACTAACTATAGAGGtataaaattacttagtcatactatgaaacTCTGGGAGAGAGTGATCGACTCTAGACTTAGACGCGTGACCAATGTTTCGGAAAATaaatttggtttcatgccagggcgctcttcgATAGAGGCTATCCATATTATTAGGAACCTTAGGGAAAAgtatagagaaaagcaaaagaacctTGAGATGGTTTTCATAGACCTGGAAAAGGCCTACGATTGCGTCCCACGAAatttgatttggaagacccttagaGATAGAAGTATTCTGAGTAGATACATTAGTGCTATTAAGGATATGTATGAAGGGGCGAAGTCTTGCGTCCGAACGCCGGTGGGAAATATCGAAGTTTTCCCAATAGAAGTTGGCCTGCATCAGGGTTCGGCCCTTAGCCCTTTTCTTTTTTGCTTTGATTCTTGATGAGCTTTCTCGAGGGATACAAGAGATTATCCCTTGGTGCTTAATTTTTGCAGATGATATTGTGCTTGTTTCTGAATCTAAGGAGGAACTTAATAGAAGACTAGAGCAATGGAGGATGGCCTTAGAAGGTAATGGTCTACAAattagtagacaaaagacggaatatcttagaTGTGATTTCGATAGAAACAATGATGAACAAGATGATGGAGTGAACATCTGCATTGGAGAACAGGTCTTGCATCCAAAAACCTTTTTTAGGTACCTAGGCTCGATgctccacaaatcggggaggattGATGAAGACGTGTCTCACCGTATTAAAGTAGGGTGGATGAAGTGGAGAGCGGTGACTGGAGtcttatgtagtgacccaaacttttccatgtttatatatattaattgagattgatatttacatgattaaatgtttccaacatgttaagcaatcaaacttgttaagacttgattaattgaaatatgtttcatatagacaattgaccacccaagttgaccggtgattcacgaacgttaaaacttgtaaaaactatatgatgacatatatatggatatatatatagttaacatgatactatgataagtaaacatatcattaagtatattaacaatgaactacatatgtaaaaacaagactactaacttaatgattttgaaacgagacatatatgtaacgattatcgttgtaaagacatttaatgtatatatatcatattaagagatattcatacatgataatatcatgataatataataatttaaaatctcatttgatattataaacattaggttaacaacatttaacaagatcgttaacctaaaggtttcaaaacaacacttacatgtaacgactaacgatgacttaatgactcagttaaaatgtatatacatgtagtgttttaatatgtatttataaacttttgaaagacttcaatacacttatcaaaatatacttctacttaacaaaaatgcttacaattacatcctcgttcagtttcatcaacaattctactcgtatgcacccgtattcgtactcgtacaatacacagcttttagatgtatgtactattgttatatatactccaatgatcaacccttagcagcccatgtgagtcacctaacacatgtgggaaccatcatttggcaactagcatgaaatatctcataaaattacaaaaatatgagtaatcattcatgacttatttacatgaaaacaaaattacatatcctttatatctaatccatacaccaacgaccaaaaacacctacaaagactttcattcttcaattttcttcatctaattgatctctctcaagttctatcttcaagttctaagtgttcttcataaattctacaagttctagttacataaaatcaagaatactttcaagtttgctagctcacttccaatcttgtaaggtgatcatccaacctcaagaaatctttgtttcttacagtaggttatcattctaatacaaggtaataatcatattcaaactttggttcaacttctataactataacaatcttatttcaagtgatgatcttacttgaacttgttttcgtgtcatgattctgcttcaagaacttcgagccatccaaggatccgttgaagctagatccatttttctcttttccagtaggtttatccaaggaacttaaggtagtaatgatgttcataacatcatttgattcatacatataaagctatcttattcgaaggtttaaacttgtaatcactagaacatagtttagttaattctaaacttgttcgcaaacaaaagttaatccttctaacttgacttttaaaatcaactaaacacatgttctatatctatatgatatgctaacttaatgatttaaaacctggaaacacgaaaaacaccgtaaaaccggatttacgccgtcgtagtaacaccgccggctgttttgggttagttaattaaaagctatgataaactttgatttaaaagttgttattcggagaaaatgatttttattatgaatatgaaactatatccaaaaattatggttaaactcaaagtggaagtatgttttctaaaatggtcatctagacgttgttctttcgactgaaatgactacctttacaaaaacgacttgtaacttatttttctgactataaacctatactttttatgtttagattcataaaatatagttcaatatgaaaccatagcaatttgattcactcaaaacggatttaaaatgaagaagttatgggtaaaacaagattggataatttttctcattttagctacgtgaaaattggtaacaaatctattccaaccataacttaatcaacttgtattgtatattatgtaatcttgagataccatagacacgtatacaatgtttcgatctatcatgtcgacacatctatatatattttggaacaaccatagacactctatatgtgaatgttggagttagctatacagggttgaggttgattccaaaatatatatagtttgaattgtgatcaatactgagatacgtatacactgggtcgtggattgattcaagataatattaatcgatttatttctgtacatctaactgtggacaactagttgtaggttactaacgaggacaactgacttaataaacttaaaacatcaaaatatattaaaagtgttgtaaatatattttgaacatactttgatatatatgtatatattgttataggttcgtgaatcaaccattggccaagtcttacttcccgacgaagtaaaaatctgtgaaagtgagttatagtcccacttttaaaatctaatatttttgggatgagaatacatgcaggttttataaatgatttacaaaatagacacaagtacgtgaaactacattctatggttgaattatcgaaatcgaatatgcccctttttattaagtctggtaatctaagaattagggaacatacaccctaattgacgcgaatcctaaagatagatctattgggcctaacaaaccccatctaaagtatcggatgctttagtacttcgaaatttatatcatatccgaagggtgtcccggaatgatggggatattcttatatatgcatcttgttaatgtcggttaccaggtggtcaccatatgaatgatttttatctctatgtatgggatttgtattgaaatatgaaatcttgtggtctattattatgatttgatatatataggttaaacctataactcaccaacatttttgttgacgctttaagcatgtttattctcaggtgattattaagagcttccgctgtcgcatacttaaataaggacgagatttggagtccatgcttgtatgatattgtgtaaaaactgcattcaagaaacttattttgttgtaacatatttgtattgtaaaccattatgtaatggtcgtgtgtaaacaggatattttagattatcattatttgataatctacgtaaagctttttaaacctttattaatgaaataaaggttatggtttgttttaaaatgaatgcagtctttgaaaaacgtctcatatagaggtcaaaacctcgcaacgaaatcaattaatatggaacgtttttaatcaataagaacgggacatttcatcttatgCGACAGGAAGATCCCCCTaaagctgaaagggaaattcttcaagctagcaattagacctgccatgctatacggatcagagtgttggccaatgacgaaggcgcaagagagaaggatggaggtggcagagatgagAATGCTTAGGTGGACATGCAGTAAGATGATGTTGGATATGATTCCAAAtagtgtttttagggagaacctgaaagttAGAAGCATCGTCGGCAAGCTAAAAGAAGAACAACTTCGATGGTTTGGGTATGTGAGGAGGCGACCCCTTACTGCTCCTgttaggagagtcgaggcacttACAGTTGAtggtgtaaggagaaggggtagacccacaCGTAGGTGGGAGGATAGGATAAAGCTCGACTTGAATGAGCTTTtactgaccgaggacatgacttctgataggaacgcgtggagggctagaattaaAATAGACGAGTAGGATCTATGCGGGTAGGGGTGCTTGTGGTTTTGTGGGCATGGGTGAATGTGTGTATGTGTCTTCTTTTATAGTGATGTTCGTATGAATGTTGTGTACGTATGTATTTTCTTGTATTGTATATTCTCGCGCTTTGCATTTAACCAAGATCCCGTCTTGGTTTGGGTATATTTGTGTGTACTGAAATGTTTGCTTATGTATGGAGGTTTATGTATGTATGTTTGCATGTTTAAGGTTTCAGGTAAAGATGCTTGCATGTTTAGGGTTTCGGGTCTGGATGATTGCATGTTTAGGTTGGGATGTTTTGGGTATGTATGTTTATGGTTGTTTTTCCGTGCTTTTATGTTTGCTTGGTGTATATTTTTGACTGTTTGTATGTATGTTTTGTATGGAAGTATGTATGCCTTTGTAAGTATGCTTATATCTGTTCCTATATTTTGTATGTTTAAGGTTGTAGGTATGTTAGTGAGTATGAATGTATgcgtatatgtgtgtatgtatttaTGTACGCATGTATGTTTcatgtttgtattttatttttttttaattttttttagttacggttttatgtatgtatgtatgtatgaatgcatGTGTGGATGTATGGATGTATGTATGTAGGTTTATGTTTTGTAGTTATGTTTGGTTAGGTGTGTTTCTGGGGTTGTTGGTATGTGGTcatttttgtttcttttttttctcttttctttttctttttctttattctttttcctttcctttttccttttttCTTTTAGTGTGGCATTTCTCTATTTGTCTTGAGCCCGCCACAGCTGTATTAGGTActctcatttatttatatatatatatatatatattttttttttttttgcgtttgtTGTATATGCGGGCTTGTTACGTTGGTTtctgtatgtatgtttgtatgtatgcgTTTGTGGGTCTATTATTATATGGTTGTATGTATGCTCGTGGGTACGTTTCAGGTTTTCATGTTTTTTGTTTGGTTACGTACGTTTTcttgtatgtttgtatgtatgcttgtatgtatgtatgtatgtatgtatgtatgtatgtatgtatgtatgtatgtatgtatgtatgtatgtatgtttgtatgtatgtttgtatgtatgtttgtatgtatgtttGCTGGTCTGTGTTTCTAGGTTTGTATGTCTTATTCTGTTTAGGGTGGCTTGTTTGCGGTCATATATGTTTTTTATTTTTTAGTTGTAGCATCTCTCGTTTTGTCCGGAGCTTCGCCCTACTCTCTAAGGTACGTCTTCTtgttcccttatatatatatatatatatatatatatatatatatatatatatatatatatatatactcttactattagttttttttttcctCCTCTCATACACGGTTCTATTAAGCGAGGCTTAGCAAGCGTCGATTGATTGTCGATTTGGctaccgcttagagcctaaattgaactccaggcacgatgtaaaacccatgaaaatttgattctaccattttcatggcgtctctttttattttattttattttcttttttattttcttttttattattactattttttatatatttatctatttatttcatgcttttttctatttatttaatttattttttagttttttttctcatttttttatggCCGGAGGTCCCCTCGAAAGCAATATCTttacccgtcgaatagagagagggatgactttctccgctcttgtgagtgtttaactcagggtggagaaatgatttctctttattctaggatagaggaaggattgtctacatcccacctcccccataccctattcatatgggattgggtattgttgttgttgttgttgttgtattaattaaattacatataagatataaatatattttaatataaccttatatataaatcttaatatatcatatatgttttaattaaaatactttaataagaatccgatatatataaatattaactatgtaattaaaatatataaaatagatataattgatatatttatttagggtaacatataaatcattaataaaactagtatattaataatatcaacttgtctaaatgttattatatgttttaatatatataactgttataggttcgtgaatccgaggccaaccctgcattattcaatatcgtcatatgtatttttactacaaaatacagcattgtgagttcatttgctcccttttactctttatatttttgggactgagaatacatgcactatttttacaactgctttattaaatgtctttgaaatatattttgaactgtgaatacatgaaatgcttttataaatgtttgacgagatagacacaagcaaaacattcctcgaatgaattatgtggacgtgataattgccaccattgaattatgtggacgtgataattgccacaattgatatgaatattttcccctaattattattgcttggtaacctaagaattagggaacatcactaattttgagaattagtgcacgcctaattgacgcgaatcctaaaggtagctaccgggtttaacacccccacccagaatgttcactagacggaagggctagtgggcgtggtgtttagtacttcgaagtttatatgattattatacagacgagatgttctgttttggggatattattatgcgcattatatgttaaggtcggttaccaagccaagctatgaaagaaatgaaaagtgtatgttatgtatcgagagaatgattttatacacaggttatgtgtatgttattttttgtgcacgagatatgtgtacggttactaagatttacgaaagatgatttcgtacacgagaaatgtgtattgtatttaaaagatatcgcatgtacattacaggtgggtataggattcgggcccatttgtaccatgcatcatttaaatcttgtggtctatcaaaatgatgaattttattgtttacgataaacttatgaactcaccaaccttttggttgacactttaaagcatgtttattcgcaggtatgaaagaaatcttccgctgtgcatttgctcattttaaagatattacttggagtcgatcatcgcaatgggaccagatgttggtgacttcgtccagatggattaggaaggggtATGACACATTAgtgggtctgaacttcgaccgtgtctgcatgtcaaaagttttgcttatcatttcgtgtcaaaaattatttgcttatcatccttaaagtctagacacgccttactgcctctattgcatagatagtgtatagataaattcatatcttagcgtatctgttattgttacctttgtctgacagcttccgtagattcctccgtaatttatgtgattttagtattatatctgcatatgtaaaatatgtattgcagggtactaatctacatcctataatctatttcttatcgaaaatccttcatctgatcatacgagatgaatccctcaactagttcaagtccctcgaattccgacagctattccgatatggagtttcacctaagcaccaaaagcagtgtcaccagaataaatcaaccaatcagccatccccaattcatctgatgggtttttgatcgacctaatcaatggagacgagaagaaggcgatcccttccaccaaccgaattcacctcttggcgaagaacctgatgcacttaccgacgaacctatccaaaacaccaatTTCATCCTCATtttagggtagctcgtcacgattatgttctatctaaaattctaaaccttattcatccgctcgttccaaccgacaatcatctcggaataatagaagaagtcaacgaatttcgcgctcgggtagtaactttggagaatatgatgcaaaatttaccagtttcagcaacatcatcaggaccaacatcaataccagtaccaccaacaacccaagttcaacatcacacaactcaacatctcattatgtacctcgagcataatcatcaatctgcgaatcattctacatcatttatcttcgttcgatatggcgattatgtaaactctaatattttagagattatatattcttgttctaacggtaaatcaaatgagtttaatatcatattgactcattaaatccatgattacatctgaagaaaatatatgtgtatatatattttcataaagattgtaattaaaaattctttcgtacaaactgttaatggtgaaaatattttaacgggtaggtaatacccgaggaatatttagatttcacattaattagtacactgtacattctttcaaatctaattcaacagtcatttactatcctatttacaaccaccgatatacgtatccgttcaccacagaataacccttttcattcaatttcatatttggattttgatctattagaattcaacaagtggcataatgaagaaaacattggacaaaaaataaaatttgttagaaacaaacaaattaaccatgagaaaattttgttaagaatccacgctaacaaaatcctagctaactgttcctagctaactgttaattcgttATTAcaagttatttatcgcaatttatattctcgcaattttatttatcgtcatttaatttctgttatttattttaagcactttatttatcgtcatttaaatactgttatttacgcattttaaatatagggacacgtatacaatgttttgacatatcatatcgacgcatctatatatattatttggaataaccatagacactctatatgcagtaatgatcgagttagctatacaaggttgaggttgattctataataatatatatactttgagttgtgattgagtctgagacatgtatacaatgggtcacgacacgtattaattaattcgaatataatatattaaactatatatgaattattgaactactaactgtggactatcaattgaggactaccaacattggacaattaaaatgaattaaaatattgattataacatatgaaactaaacaattcttcaagtttgccacttgatttcatcttaaacctcatttgtattttgacaattacaatctgcgttcaaacctttcataattcttgaaaacacctcaattgagaggatgaaccaaccgcacttcatctacggaaggaaagatttatgcacatagttatgcacctgaaaaactcttggaaactgagtaaacgttaacaAGTATCTGTTATGCCTCCTTttgcgttgttattactgaaaataatttaACAATTcctctccaaattagtcaattttgtcatagctccagcaaatcaacttcgaattttcgttcgaaataaccttattataactttgatatatatgcatgctcttttattgttaccggggaaccttttatattccaccatattaccatcggcgtttaatcatctaaaaacacaattctcttgaaaccacctcggattgataaccgatgattcagatatggtagcattaaatgcagaggaaacagcaaaatcgtagatggtctaaacggccaaaagtttgataataaagaatggaatgttgggaacgctcgatagaaaatttggtactgaaaaaacgaattgagcaaaccatgaaggaggctatggacaaatcacaaagactaaacctgccttcaaagaatccaaataattcagtatctgctgaagtcattaacgaataccttgctcctgactctaaacctttacggacaaatcttcttcatcatccttcgatattagaaattctaagatatcatcgtatctttcattataaatatcctcgatatttctgaatatattttcataactattcttatctgaaatcatttatctcttcgcgatatcaatgTTACGCCAGAAAGGAAActagtttagtttctaaattctgaaagattcgaatttaaaatatgaatgttattgaagtagtgttgggaactgaagcatgagttagtataatataatgacacttgatcaacgtgattatattacagtaagtcaagctgagtttctaatggaacgtgatgattcatagaccataacgtcatcatgtgacatattacacgactcttacattctatctaatctctaaacatatcaggaacatattttcttgataattctatcttttctcataaatgctggtaatttaaccaatcaagatcgtgctattacaatttctctcttagaatattagtcatgttctttcaaaacttcatacctacgaattctggaccagtatTCGCTTGACTTCAagacgagaagagaaaacaaaattatgaaactccaaaatataaaggaaactaggggagtagatttatagtgaaatttccgacagaacaatcaaaatagattatcgcatttaccaaagaagatcctaattaccttaactatcgaagaaccaaatcttattacgaagatttcctctaaattccttgatttccagaaatcaatcgtgactacgtcaccagacaagacgaatctgcatttattcatttcactcttttgtgatagcttcattcgtactttttgaataatcgaattgttctatccatattactcaatgaggataaaactctatttatcaactcatatttgtcataaaaacatttttaatgttagccaagaccatctcgatcaaatttcgggacgaaatttctttaacgggtaggtactgtgacgacccggaaatttccgatcaaatttaaacttaatctctatatgatttcgacacgataagcaaagtccgttatgttgcgtctcaaaaattttgaactgttttcatattcatttaacctcgatcaatttccgacgattcacgaacaactatttgtatatatatatgtatatatatatatatatatatatatatatatatatatatatatatatatatatatatatatatatattataattgggaatataatttgaaatattgtaGGATGTAATATGTTCATTGTCTTCAactgatttattatatatataaaatatatatacacatgcatAACTTAAAGACACACAACACACCATCCACTAAATATTACTTGTATTCTCAGGGGACAGTACActgtcatatatatatttaataattcacacACATGATTGAGGAGAAACAATGgagattttttttaaaattaatataaattatatatatgtatattattatgtcGATAACTAAACCCAAATAAGAAAGGCTGCTATACTATTACAATTCACTGTGCTTAATTGAAATCTAATTGAATCACTGTGTTTAATTGATTGATTACATTTTCCGTTTCATTTCACTTTCTGTGTTTCtaagatattattaatattttgagaATGcaaatactatatacatacataagcATTTGATTCAACTCCACCACATTTCAATCATCACCATCTAAACTCACTTTTCTTCTAttgttcttttcttttcttttctgtcTAAGACACAAGTAGAACCAACTACTACAATAACAACCAATCAATATCATTAGTTGTGCTCCATGCATAAAAGTTGGTACTTTCTCAAAAATTCAACCACAACAATACACGCACAAACACCACGATGCACCATTTCCTCATCACTACCTTCTACCACCGACATCCTACATCACCACCCAGTCACCAAGAACCACCCTAATCTTCCTCTCTCACTAACTCTTTCTCTCCCTGCAAACGTAAACCACCATTTTAAACTGCTGCA comes from Rutidosis leptorrhynchoides isolate AG116_Rl617_1_P2 chromosome 4, CSIRO_AGI_Rlap_v1, whole genome shotgun sequence and encodes:
- the LOC139841564 gene encoding uncharacterized protein, whose protein sequence is MVSQDEADQMWTFLASTIREAAKEALGVAVGTSRGHRSDRESWWLSDEVQSKVALKQLRFRDLITCRDETTADSKEGANDIYRIAKARERRRRDLDNIKFIKNEAGQTLVKEDEIQKIWEGYFSSLFAGGRPESHEDQQASDIEQSRNNLDCGMINQEEVRSALRKMGRNKAAGPDQIPVEAWRCLGDDGVRW
- the LOC139841565 gene encoding uncharacterized protein translates to MPMEWRVSEIIPIYKNKGDAQTCTNYRGIKLLSHTMKLWERVIDSRLRRVTNVSENKFGFMPGRSSIEAIHIIRNLREKYREKQKNLEMVFIDLEKAYDCVPRNLIWKTLRDRSILSRYISAIKDMYEGAKSCVRTPVGNIEVFPIEVGLHQDDIVLVSESKEELNRRLEQWRMALEGNGLQISRQKTEYLRCDFDRNNDEQDDGVNICIGEQVLHPKTFFRYLGSMLHKSGRIDEDVSHRIKVGWMKWRAIYTDLGYGGENRDKKLTSEYFALIGGNLVTWRSKKQKVVALSSAEAEFRGIAKGVTEAIWIKKLLTEIEFPPIDAIKIMCNNEAAIAISKNPIQHDRTKHVFEDEGNEESDKGIGIIPKMPSHVWHVTDI